One segment of Pseudomonas asgharzadehiana DNA contains the following:
- a CDS encoding DUF979 domain-containing protein yields the protein MIISIQYLYWLAGVLLLITAGMILMDRAHPKRWSSALFWLLFAIPFLVGERLPSVAIGVGVVVMALIAGLGGVGRGSHAELHDKASRASAGRLGHKLFIPALAIPLTTVIGSVVLKHTEIGGVPLLDPKNTTFVSLGIGCLIALGLACWLTRDTPVQALRESRRLTEALGWAMVLPQMLAMLGLLFNEAGVGTAVAHVTTTYINLDYKLVAVMVYVLGMALFTVIMGNGFAAFPVMTGGVGVPVLVGIYGGNPAVMAAIGMFSGYCGTLMTPMAANFNIVPAALLELPDKNAVIKAQLPTALMMLVVNIVLLYLLM from the coding sequence ATGATTATCTCCATTCAATACCTGTACTGGCTTGCCGGCGTGCTGCTGCTCATTACCGCAGGCATGATCCTGATGGATCGCGCCCATCCTAAACGTTGGTCCAGCGCACTGTTCTGGCTGTTGTTCGCGATCCCGTTCCTGGTCGGGGAGCGGCTGCCATCGGTGGCCATCGGCGTGGGCGTGGTGGTGATGGCGTTGATCGCAGGATTGGGCGGTGTCGGTCGCGGTAGCCATGCCGAGTTGCATGACAAGGCCTCCCGCGCCAGTGCCGGGCGCCTGGGGCACAAACTGTTTATCCCGGCCTTGGCCATCCCGCTGACCACGGTGATCGGCTCTGTAGTGCTCAAGCACACCGAGATCGGCGGCGTGCCGCTGCTGGACCCGAAAAACACCACGTTTGTTTCGCTTGGCATCGGTTGCCTGATCGCCCTCGGCCTGGCCTGTTGGCTGACCCGCGACACACCGGTGCAAGCCTTGCGCGAGTCGCGTCGCCTCACTGAGGCCTTGGGCTGGGCCATGGTGCTGCCGCAGATGCTGGCGATGCTCGGGTTGTTGTTCAACGAAGCCGGGGTCGGCACGGCCGTTGCGCACGTCACCACCACCTATATCAACCTGGATTACAAGTTGGTGGCCGTGATGGTCTATGTGTTGGGCATGGCCCTGTTCACCGTGATCATGGGCAATGGCTTCGCGGCATTCCCGGTGATGACCGGCGGGGTCGGGGTGCCGGTGTTGGTGGGCATCTACGGCGGTAACCCGGCGGTAATGGCCGCCATCGGCATGTTTTCCGGTTATTGCGGTACCCTGATGACGCCAATGGCGGCCAACTTCAATATCGTGCCGGCGGCGTTGCTGGAGTTGCCGGACAAGAACGCGGTGATCAAGGCGCAGTTGCCGACAGCGTTGATGATGCTGGTGGTCAATATCGTGCTGCTTTATCTGTTGATGTGA
- a CDS encoding DUF969 domain-containing protein: MQTVVNLWPLIGVLVIVVGFVLRFNPLLVVTAAAIATGLAAHFPLEKILATMGDGFLQTRALQLILLLPLAVIGLLERHGLRLHAQNWIARFERATVGRLLIIYLFVRESTAAMGLTSLGGHPQMVRPLLAPMAEGAAEKRYGKLPDKLRHKVLAMCAATDNVGLFFGEDIFVAFGAIALMHTFLLGSGIDVEPLHIAVWGIPTAICAFIIHAIRLHRFDRRLTRELTPAATSVEAAQ; this comes from the coding sequence ATGCAAACTGTTGTGAACTTATGGCCGTTGATCGGCGTACTTGTGATCGTGGTTGGCTTTGTTTTGCGCTTCAATCCGCTGTTGGTGGTCACCGCCGCCGCTATCGCCACCGGGCTTGCCGCCCATTTCCCGCTGGAAAAAATCCTCGCCACCATGGGTGATGGCTTCCTTCAAACCCGTGCCCTGCAATTGATCCTGTTACTGCCCCTGGCGGTCATCGGCTTGCTGGAGCGCCATGGGCTGCGCCTGCATGCGCAGAACTGGATTGCACGATTTGAGCGCGCCACGGTTGGGCGCCTGTTGATCATCTACCTGTTTGTGCGCGAATCCACGGCCGCCATGGGCTTGACCAGCCTGGGCGGGCACCCGCAGATGGTGCGCCCGTTGCTCGCGCCGATGGCCGAAGGCGCCGCTGAAAAGCGCTACGGCAAACTGCCCGACAAGCTGCGCCACAAGGTCTTGGCCATGTGCGCGGCGACGGACAACGTCGGTCTGTTTTTTGGCGAAGATATCTTTGTGGCCTTTGGTGCGATTGCACTGATGCACACCTTTCTTCTGGGTTCGGGGATTGATGTCGAGCCGCTGCATATCGCGGTGTGGGGGATTCCCACGGCGATCTGTGCGTTTATTATCCACGCGATCCGCTTGCATCGCTTTGATCGAAGGCTCACCCGCGAGCTGACGCCCGCCGCGACGTCCGTGGAGGCTGCGCAATGA